A single window of Phyllostomus discolor isolate MPI-MPIP mPhyDis1 chromosome 13, mPhyDis1.pri.v3, whole genome shotgun sequence DNA harbors:
- the SEC14L2 gene encoding SEC14-like protein 2 yields the protein MSGRVGDLSPKQKEALAKFRENVQDVLPSLPNPDDYYLLRWLRARSFDVQKSEAMLRKHVEFRKQKDIEHIMSWQPPEVVQLYLSGGLCGYDKEGSPIWYDIIGPLDARGLLLSASKQDLLKTKMRDCELLVQECNRQSEKMGKKVDSITMIYDCEGLGLKHLWKPAVETYGEFLCLVEDNYPETLKHLFIIKAPKLFPVAFNLVKHFLSEDTRKKIMVLGANWKEVLLKYISPDQLPVEYGGTMTDPDGNPKCKSKINYGGDIPKKYYMRDQVKQQYEHSVQISRGSSHQVEYEILFPGCVLRWQFMSEGSDIGFGIFLKTKVGERQKAGEMTEVLPNQRYNAHLVPEDGTLTCNNPGIYVLRFDNTYSFIHAKKVNFTVEVLLPDKASEEKIKQLGEVTPK from the exons ATGAGCGGCAGAGTCGGCGACCTCAGCCCCAAGCAGAAGGAGGCTCTGGCCAAG TTTCGGGAGAATGTCCAGGACGTGCTGCCCAGTCTGCCGAATCCAGATGACTATTATCTCCTGCGCTGGCTCcgag CAAGAAGCTTCGACGTACAGAAGTCTGAGGCCATGCTCCGGAAG CATGTGGAGTTCCGGAAGCAGAAGGACATTGAACATATCATGAGCTGGCAGCCTCCAGAG GTGGTCCAGCTGTATCTGTCAGGAGGCCTGTGTGGCTACGACAAGGAGGGCTCTCCCATCTGGTACGATATCATCGGACCTCTGGATGCCAGGGGCCTGCTCCTCTCGGCCTCCAAACAGGACTTGCTGAAGACCAAGATGCGGGACTGTGAGCTGCTCGTGCAGGAGTGTAACCGCCAGTCTGAAAAG ATGGGGAAGAAGGTGGATTCCATCACCATGATTTATGACTGTGAAGGGCTCGGCCTCAAGCATCTCTGGAAGCCTGCTGTGGAGACCTATGGAGAG TTTCTCTGCCTGGTCGAGGATAATTATCCTGAAACACTGAAGCATCTTTTCATTATTAAAG CCCCCAAGCTGTTTCCTGTGGCCTTTAATCTCGTCAAACACTTCCTGAGTGAGGACACTCGTAAGAAGATCATGGTCCTGGGGG CAAACTGGAAGGAGGTTTTACTGAAATATATCAGCCCTGACCAGCTGCCTGTGGAGTATGGGGGCACCATGACTGATCCCGATGGAAACCCCAAGTGCAAATCCAAG ATTAACTACGGGGGTGACATTCCCAAGAAGTATTATATGCGAGACCAGGTGAAACAGCAGTATGAGCACAGCGTGCAGATTTCCCGTGGCTCCTCCCATCAAGTAGAGTATGAGATCCTCTTCCCTGGCTGCGTCCTCAG GTGGCAGTTCATGTCAGAAGGCTCGGACATTGGTTTTGGAATTTTCCTGAAGACCAAGGTTGGGGAGCGGCAGAAAGCGGGGGAGATGACAGAGGTGCTGCCCAACCAGAGGTATAATGCCCACCTGGTGCCTGAGGATGGGACCCTCACCTGCAACAATCCCGGCATCT ATGTCCTGCGGTTTGACAACACCTACAGCTTCATTCATGCCAAGAAGGTCAATTTCACTGTGGAGGTCCTGCTTCCAGACAAAGCTTCAGAAGAGAAGATAAAACAACTGGGGGAAGTCACCCCAAAGTAA
- the MTFP1 gene encoding mitochondrial fission process protein 1 translates to MTESPPRGAERDLFRDTWVRYLGTRPRSKPQHQGDRGCGRHFRWQALASVAIPGFIINRVCAASLYVLALPPVGLWLCASGRPLHWDCWSSPSSSTPLTGQWTSSWTPACASSTPQWRSPAPPDLAWRFAHSLLCSTLLLLPGDAMLVSLGSKALALSGFELDENGDKGLKEQQPQQLRQGQDLTPGCLHETLDTEKERTLGGPSPSPSPVFCQESNILPWRIRNMAKITWHAGDSGPLEAQLSHPMAAWLDRGAAGTGGMLVCSNGDPED, encoded by the exons ATGACTGAGTCACCCCCGCGGGGAGCGGAGCGCGACCTTTTCCGGGACACATGGGTGCGATACCTGG GTACCAGGCCCCGAAGCAAGCCGCAGCACCAGGGTGACCGTGGCTGTGGTAGACACTTTCGGTGGCAGGCTCTGGCCTCTGTGGCCATCCCAGGTTTCATCATCAACCGGGTGTGTGCAGCCTCTCTCTATGTCCTGGCACTGCCACCCGTTGGCCTCTGGCTGTGCGCAAGTGGACGACCACTGCACTGGGACTGCTGGTCATCCCCGTCATCATCCACCCCATTGACAG GTCAGTGGACTTCCTCCTGGACTCCAGCCTGCGCAAGCTCTACCCCTCAGTGGAGAAGCCCAGCTCCTCCTGACCTGGCCTGGAGGTTCGCCCACTCCCTGCTTtgttccaccctcctcctcctgccagggGATGCGATGCTTGTCTCCCTGGGGTCCAAGGCCCTGGCACTGAGTGGGTTTGAGCTGGATGAAAACGGAGACAAAGGCCTCAaggagcagcagccacagcaaCTCAGACAGGGGCAGGACCTGACCCCTGGCTGCCTCCATGAAACTCTAGATACTGAGAAGGAACGGACCCTGggtgggcccagccccagccctagcCCTGTCTTTTGCCAGGAAAGTAACATCCTCCCATGGAGGATAAGGAATATGGCCAAGATCACTTGGCATGCTGGGGACTCAGGCCCCCTGGAAGCTCAGCTAAGTCACCCCATGGCAGCGTGGCTGGACAGAGGAGCCGCAGGCACTGGGGGAATGCTGGTGTGCAGCAATGGGGACCCTGAGGACTGA